The nucleotide sequence TCACGGTGGTCATGCTGGTGCTGATGTATCTGCTCTGTCGCTGGCTCACCAGTGGTCGGTTTGGCCGCTTACTGGTCGCCATTCGCGATGACGAAAACCGGGTGCGCTTCTCCGGTTACGACCCGACGGGCTTTAAGGTGCTGGTGTTTGCAGTGTCGGGGGCGATCGCGGGCATCGCCGGAGCCCTATACACGGTCCAATCCGGGATTGTCTCGCCCCAGTTTATGGACATCGCCTTCTCGATTGAAATGGTAATTTGGGTCGCCGTGGGCGGTCGCGCCACCCTGGTCGGGGCCATTCTCGGTGCGCTGCTGGTGAACTGGGCTAGAGCGCTGCTGAGTGAGAGCTTTCCCGAAGTGTGGTTGTTCTTCCAGGGGGCTTTATTCCTGCTGGTGGTGACCGCGCTGCCGGACGGCATTGTGGGCTGGCTACGCAACCAAGCCCCCGACGGACTGCGATCGCTCATGGGCAAACCGGAGCCGCTGATGACGTATCCCCAAGTCGAACTCGACCCCGACGTGCAACAGGAGCGATCGGAAATCTCCGAATAACCTGTCGCCCATTTCCCGCAGGGGGCAACACATTCCCCATATTGTCCGTAGGGGCGAGGCATTCTCGGAATTACGATGCACTGGTGACCATATCCTTGCAAAGAGAATGCCTCGCCCCTACAGCAGCCCCCACCTACCTTCCCACCCATCCACCCACCCACTCCCATGCCACCCATCCTAGAAATCGAAAATGTCACCGTCAGCTTCGACGGCTTCAAAGCCCTCAACGACCTCACCTTTTCGATGGCCGAGGGCGAACTGCGCGTCATCATCGGCCCCAACGGCGCGGGCAAAACCACCTTTCTCGACGTGATTACGGGCAAAGTGCAGCCCACCGAAGGCCAGGCCCGTTTTAAGGGCAAAGACCTGAGCAAACAGGCCGAGCATACCATCGCCCGGCTGGGCATTGGCCGCAAGTTCCAAACTCCTCGGGTGTATCTGAACCTCACGCCGCGTGAGAATTTGGAACTCTCCTGCAACCGCGACAAAAACGTCTTTGCCACCCTATTTACCAAAACTCCCGCCGCCGAAAAACGCACCGTGAGCGGCCTGCTGGAAACCATTGGCCTCGACCACAAAGCCGACGTGCCCGCCGCCCTCCTTTCCCATGGGGAAAAGCAGTGGCTGGAAATCGGCATGTTGGTGGCCCAGTCTCCTGACTTGCTACTGGTGGATGAACCCGTGGCCGGATTGACTGACGAAGAAACTGAGCAGACGGGCAACCTGCTGATGTCGCTGGCCGAGAGCCACTCCATCATCGTGATTGAGCACGACATGGAATTTGTGCGCCAGATTGCCCGTCAAGTGACCGTGCTGCACCAGGGCTCTGTGCTGTGCGAAGGCACCATGGACGAAGTGCAAAACGATCCCCGCGTGATTGAGGTCTACCTGGGACAAGAAACCAGCGTCACGCCAGAGCAACTGCTGCAACTGCGCATTGCGGCGACAATGGCCTGGGCGGACGACAATTTCGACCCCATCCAGCAAGACCTGATTCTCGATCGCCTCAGTCGGCAATTTGCCGGCGATTCCCACGACCAGGCAGAACTCAAAGACACCCTGGGTAACCTCCTCGCCAAAGAGATTCCCCTAGAGGACTTGGTGCCCCAGCTCAAATCGACAGCCGAACGGGAGCAAGCCCTGATGCTGAGCTACGCCGTCATCAGTTCCAACCAAATCAACGAAACCGAAGCCTCGGTCTACCAAAACTTGGTTTCCCTATTAAACTTGCCGCCGGAAACCGTGAGCCGTCTTGAAGCCGCCGCCCTAGAGGACTTGAAATCATGACCAGTACTGTCCCTGCTCCCGTTGCTGAAACTACCGGGCAAACGCCCATGCTCCAGGTCTCGGGGTTGAACTTCTTTTATGGCGAAAGCCACATTCTGCGGGATGTCGATCTGACGGTGCCGCGCGGCCAGATGGTGTGCCTGATCGGGCGCAATGGCGTGGGCAAAACCACCATGCTCAACAACATCATGGGGCTGTTGATGCCCCGCACGGGCGATATTCAATTTGATGGTCGCTCTGTGCTCCGCGACTCGCCTGACAAGCGCGCTCGCATGGGGATTGGCTATGTGCCCCAGGGCCGAGAGATTATCCCGCGCCTGACGGTGG is from Leptolyngbya iicbica LK and encodes:
- the urtD gene encoding urea ABC transporter ATP-binding protein UrtD codes for the protein MPPILEIENVTVSFDGFKALNDLTFSMAEGELRVIIGPNGAGKTTFLDVITGKVQPTEGQARFKGKDLSKQAEHTIARLGIGRKFQTPRVYLNLTPRENLELSCNRDKNVFATLFTKTPAAEKRTVSGLLETIGLDHKADVPAALLSHGEKQWLEIGMLVAQSPDLLLVDEPVAGLTDEETEQTGNLLMSLAESHSIIVIEHDMEFVRQIARQVTVLHQGSVLCEGTMDEVQNDPRVIEVYLGQETSVTPEQLLQLRIAATMAWADDNFDPIQQDLILDRLSRQFAGDSHDQAELKDTLGNLLAKEIPLEDLVPQLKSTAEREQALMLSYAVISSNQINETEASVYQNLVSLLNLPPETVSRLEAAALEDLKS